Proteins from one Longimicrobium sp. genomic window:
- a CDS encoding DUF433 domain-containing protein, protein MAEQFVYRDGKTGRALVAGSDAPVDEIIEALACGQTKGEVLAAYPGLEPEGIAAALWFAAHATGREPEYLYPSVPSRGVAEPAVVYGAPAGQRPTVAVDEAEYDDLRYKAELFGGLLEAEAELDAGLGRLHEDVFADLLQKHAGR, encoded by the coding sequence ATGGCGGAGCAGTTCGTTTATCGGGACGGAAAGACGGGGCGCGCGCTGGTTGCTGGCAGCGACGCGCCCGTCGACGAGATCATCGAGGCGCTCGCCTGCGGGCAGACCAAGGGCGAGGTGCTGGCCGCCTATCCCGGGCTGGAGCCGGAGGGGATCGCGGCCGCGTTGTGGTTCGCCGCGCATGCAACCGGGCGGGAGCCCGAGTACCTCTACCCCAGCGTGCCGTCGCGGGGGGTGGCGGAGCCGGCAGTGGTGTACGGCGCGCCCGCCGGCCAGCGCCCCACTGTCGCGGTTGACGAAGCCGAGTACGACGACCTGCGCTACAAGGCTGAGCTGTTCGGGGGCTTGCTCGAAGCCGAGGCGGAGCTTGACGCGGGGCTGGGCCGGCTGCACGAGGACGTCTTTGCGGACCTTCTGCAGAAGCACGCCGGCCGGTGA
- a CDS encoding thioesterase family protein produces the protein MISTLEIEVRSTELDALGHVNNAKYLEYLEWGRFEWVKENGIPLDFFGSSRLSTVLVNTNVNYRREARLGDKLRIRSWLAEMGRSSFRVGQEIVNQRDERVADAMITSVMYDTHTRTSVYIPDDLRAKLEPLVRP, from the coding sequence GTGATTTCGACGCTGGAGATCGAGGTGCGCTCCACCGAGCTGGACGCGCTGGGGCACGTGAACAACGCCAAGTACCTGGAATACCTGGAGTGGGGCCGGTTCGAGTGGGTGAAGGAGAACGGGATTCCCCTGGACTTCTTCGGGTCGTCGCGGCTGAGCACGGTGCTGGTGAACACCAACGTCAACTACCGGCGCGAGGCCCGCTTGGGCGACAAGCTGCGCATCCGCAGCTGGCTGGCGGAGATGGGGCGCAGCAGCTTTCGCGTGGGCCAGGAGATCGTGAACCAGCGCGACGAGCGGGTGGCGGACGCCATGATCACCTCGGTGATGTACGACACCCACACGCGCACCAGCGTCTACATTCCCGACGACCTGCGGGCGAAGCTGGAACCGCTGGTGCGCCCCTGA
- a CDS encoding DUF4337 domain-containing protein, with protein MDAKDASELISEIREERAEAEHDEKFRSRAALMIAFMAMLLAIGSLGGGNVAEDMIHNNIKASDTWAFFQAKNVRQTQYKLAVDQLTARLADPSLGTAERSALETQVAKYKETIARYDDEPDRAAPQDTLRGEGKKQLAAQARSYERLRERASAQDANFDFSEVAFQLALVLGSVAILAISRPVLGIAIGLGVLGTLLMINGFVLLFPLPF; from the coding sequence ATGGACGCAAAGGACGCCTCCGAGCTGATCAGCGAAATCCGCGAAGAACGCGCGGAAGCCGAGCACGATGAGAAGTTCCGCTCGCGCGCCGCCCTCATGATCGCCTTCATGGCCATGCTGCTGGCCATCGGCAGCCTGGGCGGGGGGAACGTGGCGGAAGACATGATCCACAACAACATCAAGGCGAGCGACACCTGGGCGTTCTTCCAGGCTAAGAACGTCCGCCAGACGCAGTACAAGCTGGCCGTAGACCAGCTCACCGCCCGCCTGGCCGATCCCTCCCTGGGCACTGCGGAGCGGAGCGCGCTGGAAACGCAGGTAGCCAAGTACAAGGAGACCATCGCGCGCTACGACGACGAGCCCGACCGGGCGGCGCCGCAGGACACGCTTCGCGGCGAGGGCAAGAAGCAGCTTGCCGCGCAGGCCCGCAGCTACGAGCGGCTGCGCGAGCGGGCGAGCGCGCAGGACGCCAACTTCGACTTCTCCGAAGTGGCGTTCCAGCTGGCGCTGGTGCTGGGGTCGGTCGCCATCCTGGCCATTTCGCGCCCCGTGCTGGGCATCGCCATCGGGCTGGGCGTGCTGGGCACCCTGTTGATGATCAACGGCTTCGTGCTCCTCTTCCCGCTGCCGTTCTAA
- a CDS encoding P1 family peptidase: MMLRLVLPLLAAVLTAADAAGQSPAPRPRARDAGVAIGILPPGPLNAITDVAGVRVGQVTVSEGDSVRTGVTAILPHGGNAYRERVPAAIHVGNGFGKLLGVTQVRELGEMETPILLTCTLCVWNAADAMAAWMLRQPGMAEVRSINPVVGETNDGLLNDIRSRPVRAEHVIRALETASDGPVREGAVGAGTGTVAFGWKGGIGTSSRALPSTLGGYTVGVLVQSNFGGVLSINGAPVGRELGRYAFQRELGAAARGPQDRGDGSIMIVVATDAPLSARSLERLASRAIVGLGRTGASMTNGSGDYVIAFSTAAEVRRQFGARTPAPMADLPNDAMSPLFQAVAEATEEAIINSLFAAETTTGSGATVEALPIDRVMEILRRYNALGWDQRLAH, from the coding sequence ATGATGCTCCGCCTCGTCCTCCCGCTGCTCGCCGCTGTCCTCACCGCCGCCGATGCCGCGGGCCAGTCCCCCGCCCCGCGGCCCCGGGCGCGCGACGCGGGCGTGGCCATCGGCATCCTGCCGCCGGGCCCGCTGAACGCCATCACCGACGTGGCCGGCGTGCGCGTGGGCCAGGTGACGGTGTCGGAAGGCGACAGCGTGCGCACCGGCGTGACCGCCATCCTGCCGCACGGGGGCAACGCGTACCGCGAGCGGGTGCCGGCCGCCATCCACGTGGGCAACGGCTTCGGCAAGCTGCTGGGTGTCACGCAGGTACGCGAGCTGGGGGAGATGGAAACGCCCATCCTGCTCACCTGCACGCTCTGCGTGTGGAACGCCGCGGACGCGATGGCAGCGTGGATGCTGCGGCAGCCGGGAATGGCGGAGGTGCGCTCCATCAACCCCGTGGTGGGCGAGACGAACGACGGGCTGCTGAACGACATCCGCAGCCGCCCCGTCCGCGCGGAGCACGTGATCCGCGCGCTGGAGACGGCCTCGGACGGGCCGGTGCGCGAGGGGGCGGTGGGTGCGGGGACGGGAACGGTGGCGTTCGGGTGGAAGGGCGGCATCGGCACCAGCTCGCGCGCGCTGCCGTCCACCCTGGGCGGATACACGGTGGGCGTGCTGGTGCAGAGCAACTTCGGGGGCGTGCTCTCGATCAACGGCGCGCCCGTGGGACGCGAGCTGGGACGGTACGCCTTTCAGCGCGAGCTGGGCGCCGCCGCGCGGGGACCGCAGGACCGCGGGGACGGAAGCATCATGATCGTGGTGGCGACGGATGCGCCGCTGAGTGCGCGCAGCCTGGAGCGCCTGGCGTCGCGCGCCATCGTGGGGCTGGGCCGGACGGGCGCGTCGATGACCAACGGCTCGGGCGACTACGTGATCGCGTTCTCCACCGCGGCCGAGGTGCGCCGGCAGTTCGGAGCCCGCACGCCGGCGCCGATGGCGGACCTGCCGAACGACGCGATGTCGCCGCTCTTTCAGGCCGTCGCCGAGGCCACGGAAGAGGCCATCATCAACTCCCTTTTCGCCGCGGAGACGACGACGGGGAGCGGCGCCACCGTCGAGGCGCTGCCCATCGACCGCGTGATGGAGATCCTGCGGCGGTACAACGCGTTGGGATGGGACCAGCGGCTGGCGCACTGA
- a CDS encoding carboxypeptidase-like regulatory domain-containing protein produces the protein MPRFDRVLLLALALAVAPGSSAAQTVAGTVVDRWTSAAIPGAVVVLLDTAGGRHDATVSDAQGRFAVRASSPGAFRVRAERVGYSTALSPVLALAAGEQATHSLSIVPSVVTLDAVVARGARRRCTVRPSNGVQAAIVWEEVRKALEAADVAARRQTYQFRLRRFRRVLSDSRLPTRDTSSAVETGFSDHAFRSPSQDRLVAHGYVESEGDTLAFHAPDAPTLLSDAFLDHHCFSYRAGRGANAGLVGLDFAPLRTRRLPEIRGTLWLDGRTGKLRFVDYTYVNLPYERAGAPLGGRIEFAQVRGGGWIVNRWTMRMPGTVIRHRGLNPVVIGMVETGGEVVEVRTAAGEPVSIQP, from the coding sequence ATGCCACGCTTCGATCGCGTTCTGCTGCTCGCCCTGGCTCTGGCGGTTGCGCCGGGCTCGTCAGCCGCGCAGACGGTCGCCGGCACCGTCGTGGATCGCTGGACCAGCGCGGCCATCCCCGGCGCGGTCGTGGTGCTGCTGGACACGGCCGGCGGGCGCCACGATGCCACGGTCAGCGACGCGCAGGGCCGGTTCGCGGTCCGCGCATCCTCCCCGGGCGCGTTCCGGGTTCGCGCGGAGCGGGTGGGGTACTCTACCGCGTTGTCGCCCGTGCTCGCGCTGGCCGCGGGGGAGCAGGCGACGCATTCGCTCTCCATCGTGCCGTCGGTGGTCACGCTGGACGCGGTCGTGGCGCGCGGAGCCCGCCGCCGGTGCACGGTGCGCCCGTCCAACGGCGTGCAGGCCGCCATCGTGTGGGAAGAGGTGCGCAAGGCGCTGGAGGCCGCCGACGTCGCGGCACGGCGGCAGACCTACCAGTTCCGCCTGCGCCGGTTCCGCCGCGTGCTCAGCGATTCCCGGCTCCCGACGCGGGACACGTCGTCAGCCGTGGAAACGGGCTTTAGCGATCATGCCTTCCGCTCCCCCTCGCAGGACCGGCTGGTGGCGCACGGCTACGTGGAATCGGAGGGCGACACCCTGGCGTTCCACGCGCCCGATGCTCCTACGCTGCTCTCGGATGCGTTCCTGGACCATCACTGCTTCAGCTATCGCGCGGGACGGGGAGCGAACGCGGGGCTGGTGGGGCTGGACTTTGCCCCCCTGCGCACCCGCCGCCTCCCTGAAATCCGCGGTACGCTGTGGCTCGATGGAAGGACGGGGAAGCTGCGCTTCGTGGACTACACCTACGTCAACCTGCCGTACGAACGCGCCGGGGCGCCGCTGGGGGGGCGCATCGAGTTCGCCCAGGTGCGCGGCGGCGGGTGGATCGTGAACCGCTGGACCATGCGCATGCCGGGGACGGTGATTCGGCACCGTGGCCTGAACCCGGTGGTGATCGGCATGGTGGAAACGGGAGGCGAGGTGGTGGAGGTCCGCACGGCCGCCGGCGAACCGGTCAGCATCCAACCGTAG
- a CDS encoding type II toxin-antitoxin system RelE/ParE family toxin, protein MNVLWSPRAAREADRAVRYIARDRPRVAADWLTGLRDAVSRLAEFPNSGHSLPELPGSSRREIPYGGYRVIYRVRAEHVEILRVVHARRNWHLER, encoded by the coding sequence GTGAACGTACTCTGGTCGCCCCGCGCCGCACGGGAGGCGGATCGCGCGGTCCGCTACATCGCGCGCGACCGCCCACGCGTCGCTGCTGACTGGCTGACCGGTCTCCGGGACGCGGTCAGCAGGCTGGCCGAGTTCCCGAACAGCGGGCACTCGCTCCCTGAACTGCCCGGCTCATCCCGACGCGAAATTCCGTACGGCGGGTATCGTGTGATCTATCGCGTCCGTGCAGAGCACGTGGAAATCCTGCGCGTGGTCCACGCACGTCGTAACTGGCACCTGGAGCGCTGA
- a CDS encoding acyl-CoA carboxylase subunit beta yields MREKLEHLEELRRQAELGGGEKRIKAQHERGKLTARERLDVLLDEGSFVELDRFVVHRATGFGLENERYLGDGVVTGYGTVHGRLVYVFSQDFTIFGGSLSEAHAEKIVKIMDLALKNGAPVIGLNDSGGARIQEGVVSLGGYADIFLRNTLASGVIPQISAILGPCAGGAVYSPAITDFIYMVQGSSYMFVTGPNVVKTVTHEDVTMEELGGAATHAAKSGVAHFAVKSEVECLHKIRHLFEFIPRNNAEDAPRRATDDPFDRADEELLDIVPDHPNKPYDMHDVIRRVVDDGEFYEVHADYAGNILVGFAHVGGHSVGIVANQPAVLAGVLDIDASVKAARFVRFCDCFNIPLLTFEDVPGFLPGVTQEHGGIIRHGAKLLFAFCEATVPKVTIITRKAYGGAYDVMSSKHIRGDINYAWPTAEIAVMGAKGAVEILYRREIATAEDPAQAAEAKQADYAERFANPFAAAARGYVDDVIDPRETRARVISALDMLQNKRDSNPPKKHANIPL; encoded by the coding sequence ATGCGGGAAAAGCTGGAGCACCTTGAGGAGCTGCGCAGGCAGGCGGAGCTGGGCGGCGGCGAAAAGCGGATCAAGGCGCAGCACGAACGCGGCAAGCTCACCGCGCGCGAGCGGCTGGACGTGCTGCTCGACGAGGGCAGCTTCGTGGAGCTGGACCGGTTCGTGGTGCACCGCGCCACCGGCTTCGGGCTGGAGAACGAGCGCTACCTGGGCGACGGCGTGGTCACCGGCTACGGCACCGTGCACGGCCGCCTGGTCTACGTCTTCTCGCAGGACTTCACGATCTTCGGCGGCTCGCTGAGCGAGGCTCACGCTGAGAAGATCGTCAAGATCATGGACCTGGCGCTCAAGAACGGCGCGCCGGTCATCGGGCTGAACGACTCCGGCGGCGCGCGCATCCAGGAAGGCGTCGTATCCCTGGGCGGCTACGCCGACATCTTCCTCCGCAACACCCTGGCATCGGGCGTCATCCCGCAGATTTCGGCCATCCTGGGCCCCTGCGCCGGCGGCGCGGTGTACAGCCCCGCGATCACCGACTTCATCTACATGGTGCAGGGCTCCAGCTACATGTTCGTCACCGGGCCCAACGTGGTGAAGACGGTGACGCACGAAGACGTGACGATGGAGGAGCTGGGCGGCGCGGCCACGCACGCGGCCAAGTCGGGCGTGGCGCACTTCGCCGTGAAGAGCGAGGTGGAGTGCCTGCACAAGATCCGCCACCTCTTCGAGTTCATCCCGCGCAACAACGCCGAGGACGCGCCCCGCCGCGCCACGGACGACCCGTTCGACCGGGCCGACGAGGAGTTGCTGGACATCGTTCCCGACCATCCCAACAAGCCGTACGACATGCACGACGTCATCCGACGCGTGGTGGACGACGGCGAGTTCTACGAGGTGCACGCCGACTACGCCGGCAACATCCTGGTGGGCTTCGCGCACGTGGGCGGCCACTCGGTGGGGATCGTGGCCAACCAGCCGGCGGTGCTGGCGGGGGTGCTCGACATCGACGCATCGGTAAAGGCGGCGCGCTTCGTCCGCTTCTGCGACTGCTTCAACATCCCGCTGCTCACCTTCGAGGACGTGCCCGGGTTCCTGCCCGGCGTTACGCAGGAGCACGGCGGCATCATCCGGCACGGGGCCAAGCTGCTGTTCGCGTTCTGCGAGGCCACGGTGCCCAAGGTCACCATCATCACGCGCAAGGCGTACGGCGGCGCGTACGACGTGATGAGCAGCAAGCACATCCGCGGCGACATCAACTACGCCTGGCCCACGGCCGAGATCGCGGTGATGGGGGCCAAGGGCGCGGTGGAGATCCTGTACCGCCGCGAGATCGCCACCGCCGAGGACCCGGCGCAGGCGGCCGAGGCCAAGCAGGCGGACTACGCCGAGCGCTTCGCCAACCCGTTCGCCGCCGCCGCCCGCGGCTACGTGGACGACGTGATCGACCCGCGCGAGACGCGCGCACGGGTGATCAGCGCGCTCGACATGCTGCAGAACAAGCGCGACAGCAACCCGCCCAAGAAGCACGCGAACATCCCGCTCTGA
- a CDS encoding phosphodiester glycosidase family protein: AGWRGFWRADAAPARWAGPLPTVTRQVRWRTVRPGVETGEIRVAGGGEAWRVRVVLVRIDPRLHRLTLDEARVADGMAGAWTVDSAGSGAVVAFNAGQFSGGTPWGWTVRDGRELRAPGTGPLSMAVVADAAGRIRFVGADSIGAVRRAGGVAWAIQSYPALLVNDGQVPAALRPGARDIDLGHRDGRLAIGELRDGRVLVALTRFDALGGALSTAPLGFTVPEMAGLMGALGCRRAVLLDGGISAQLLVRPARGRALRYPGWRRVPLGILVAPRTAPPAR; the protein is encoded by the coding sequence GCGGGATGGCGCGGCTTCTGGCGCGCCGACGCGGCCCCCGCGCGCTGGGCCGGCCCGCTCCCCACGGTCACCCGCCAGGTCCGCTGGCGCACGGTGCGGCCCGGGGTGGAAACCGGGGAGATCCGCGTGGCAGGCGGCGGCGAAGCGTGGCGGGTGCGCGTGGTGCTGGTTCGTATTGACCCGCGCCTTCACCGGCTGACGCTGGACGAGGCGCGGGTGGCGGACGGGATGGCGGGCGCTTGGACGGTGGACAGCGCCGGGTCCGGCGCGGTGGTGGCCTTCAACGCCGGGCAGTTCAGTGGCGGAACACCGTGGGGATGGACGGTGCGCGACGGCCGCGAGCTGCGCGCCCCCGGGACCGGCCCGCTCTCCATGGCCGTGGTCGCCGACGCGGCGGGGCGAATCCGCTTCGTCGGCGCCGACAGCATCGGGGCGGTGCGGCGCGCGGGCGGAGTGGCGTGGGCCATCCAGTCGTATCCCGCGCTCCTGGTGAACGACGGCCAGGTGCCCGCCGCGCTTCGCCCAGGCGCGCGGGACATCGACTTGGGGCACCGGGATGGTCGGCTGGCGATCGGCGAGCTGCGCGACGGGCGGGTGCTGGTGGCGCTGACGCGCTTCGACGCCCTGGGCGGCGCCCTGTCTACCGCACCCCTGGGATTTACCGTTCCCGAGATGGCGGGATTGATGGGTGCGCTGGGATGCCGACGTGCGGTGCTGCTGGACGGCGGCATCAGCGCCCAGCTGCTGGTTCGGCCGGCGCGGGGACGCGCGCTGCGATACCCCGGCTGGCGGCGCGTTCCGCTCGGCATCCTGGTGGCGCCCCGGACCGCGCCCCCAGCGCGGTAG